A stretch of Kyrpidia spormannii DNA encodes these proteins:
- a CDS encoding response regulator yields MGCRTFIVDDNRRARQAVRAILGGDSFFEVVGEAESAREALERIPGLHPDLVLMDIRMPGTDGIALTRMLKDRLPEIKIVILTVSHDPADLLRAVRVGAQGYLVKSLDPSDWISYLRAVADGASPISGEVAARLVTTLASPAQGSAAEVAKRLTPREREILGLIARGRSNREIAEALTISENTVKNHLKNIMAKLDVKNRAQLAALAVRGAAPPEA; encoded by the coding sequence ATGGGATGCCGAACGTTCATCGTGGACGATAACCGGCGCGCCCGGCAGGCGGTGCGGGCCATTCTCGGAGGGGACTCGTTCTTCGAGGTGGTCGGAGAGGCGGAAAGCGCCCGGGAAGCCTTGGAGCGGATCCCCGGGCTGCACCCGGATCTGGTTCTCATGGACATCCGGATGCCGGGAACGGACGGCATCGCCCTGACCCGCATGCTCAAAGACCGGCTGCCCGAGATCAAGATCGTCATCTTGACCGTGTCCCACGACCCGGCTGATCTGCTGCGGGCGGTGAGGGTGGGGGCTCAGGGGTATCTGGTCAAGAGCCTGGATCCCTCGGATTGGATCAGTTACCTGCGGGCCGTGGCGGACGGCGCTTCTCCCATCTCCGGAGAGGTGGCTGCCCGGCTGGTGACCACCCTCGCTTCCCCGGCTCAGGGGTCTGCGGCAGAGGTGGCCAAACGGCTCACTCCCCGGGAACGGGAGATCCTCGGGTTGATCGCCCGGGGCAGGTCCAACCGGGAGATTGCCGAGGCCCTCACGATTAGTGAGAATACGGTCAAAAACCATTTGAAAAACATCATGGCCAAGCTCGACGTC